The Micropterus dolomieu isolate WLL.071019.BEF.003 ecotype Adirondacks linkage group LG22, ASM2129224v1, whole genome shotgun sequence genome contains a region encoding:
- the LOC123962301 gene encoding teashirt homolog 3-like has product MPRRKQEAPKRAAAYSPEELTEHTVEDEEAEADDLPSAPQDDLPMKEFVEQSLRPAKEQACDQESAAELSGQEMDSESHVSETSDRLSDFESPSRKAESNLVTAPLNGDTKTPPIGLDTLEQMKSIYSSFLTSPLWSPLNFNSTPPQAQLLASTEKPARSNSTSSSSSCSSGSYDWHQSAVAKTLQQHPPQSRHPAQSEPSLFSTVQLHRQNPKLFGSIFTGASKFRCKGCSAAYDTLVELTVHMNDTGHYRDDNHDRAGSGGKRWSKPRKRSLLEMEGKEDAQKVLKCMYCGHSFESLQDLSVHMIKTKHYQKVPLKEPMAPVAAKIMSSKKRGIAGLDLTASPRSREGTPKSKHPQADLSEPSQKLSSSPYTTPNNRYGHQNGASYAWQFESNKFQILKCMECGSSHNTLQELRTHMMVTGHFLRVTSSVGKRIKTLPEATSPNPRRVTTPTEQRVQSVPLAPSTFSPPPLTTTTTPPATSPPLKEIKKEEVEEECTNQEAVGNEKQVATSVGKEEDAEKEEKYDISMYNYLTEEDLKESPKGGLDILKSLENTVTSAINKAQSGNPSWGGYPSIHAAYQFPSALKLQQASMEKNSPLKFLFNGGDGALSSLAKNQPLISPPLSQSSPFPSNNFQAMEDLVKKVTEKVAKVEQRVKQLSPKMENHLSPCSSEAGESLKGGVADSPREWRAVTPANSDRGSHSDRASPATEPKRETAVISPLASTLRSSTAIITGHTPPEQPFVNPLSALQSVMNIHLGKAAKPSLPNQDPLSLLSRLSQSMAERAAVAAPPSQTKKPESVVDNSFCQPSDDQPMDLTKGKSDRGGSVGSTPLTPSSTASSISPSSLVTPAKLTVVSPYTSSSPLHENALSDISDMLRNLTQSHHVPKPPSRSRVTDKAEIVGSTHDDDDASLHGHKRKGRHSNWNPQHLLLLQAQFASSLRQTSEGKYTINDLSPQERMHVSRFTGLSMTTISHWLANVKYQLRRTGRTKFLKNLDSSQPIFFCSDCASQIRTPAAYVCHLEAHLGFRIRDLAKLSPKQTVRDSHTLTEKLVPLESFLSPQSQDDCSSNGSVYRCQLCVRKFASKHAIKLHLSKSHGKSPEDHLLYVCELEKH; this is encoded by the coding sequence TCCCGAGGAGCTGACAGAGCACACTGTGGAGGATGAGGAGGCTGAAGCAGATGACCTGCCCTCAGCCCCTCAGGATGACCTTCCCATGAAAGAGTTTGTGGAGCAAAGCTTAAGGCCTGCCAAGGAGCAGGCATGTGACCAGGAATCAGCCGCTGAGCTCTCCGGACAAGAGATGGACAGTGAGTCACATGTGAGTGAGACCAGTGATCGTCTCTCAGACTTTGAGAGCCCCTCCAGAAAAGCAGAGAGCAACTTGGTCACAGCACCTTTGAATGGTGACACTAAAACACCTCCCATAGGCTTGGACACTTTAGAACAAATGAAGTCTATCTACTCCAGCTTCCTGACCAGCCCCTTGTGGTCTCCACTGAACTTTAATTCCACACCTCCACAGGCGCAGTTGTTGGCTTCTACAGAGAAACCAGCTCGCAGCAACAGcactagtagcagtagtagctgtAGCAGTGGTAGCTATGACTGGCATCAGTCTGCAGTGGCAAAGACACTACAACAACATCCTCCCCAGAGCCGTCACCCTGCTCAGTCTGAGCCCAGCCTCTTTAGTACAGTCCAGCTCCACAGGCAAAACCCAAAGCTGTTTGGTTCAATATTCACTGGGGCCAGTAAATTCCGCTGTAAGGGCTGTAGTGCGGCTTATGACACCCTGGTGGAGCTCACAGTTCACATGAATGACACAGGCCACTACCGCGATGACAACCACGACAGGgcaggcagtggtggaaagcGCTGGTCTAAACCACGCAAGCGGTCCCTGTTGGAGATGGAGGGGAAGGAGGACGCCCAGAAAGTTTTGAAGTGCATGTATTGTGGCCATTCCTTTGAATCCCTCCAGGACCTCAGTGTCCACATGATAAAGACCAAACACTACCAGAAAGTGCCTCTGAAGGAGCCCATGGCCCCTGTGGCAGCCAAAATCATGTCTTCTAAGAAAAGGGGAATCGCAGGGTTGGACCTCACTGCTTCACCACGTTCTAGAGAAGGAACCCCCAAATCTAAGCATCCACAGGCAGACCTGAGTGAGCCCTCACAGAAACTTTCCTCCAGCCCCTACACCACCCCCAATAACCGCTATGGCCACCAGAATGGCGCTAGCTATGCTTGGCAGTTTGAATCCAACAAATTCCAGATCCTTAAGTGTATGGAGTGTGGGAGTTCCCATAATACTCTACAAGAGCTGAGGACCCACATGATGGTGACTGGACACTTCCTGAGGGTGACCAGCTCTGTGGGAAAGAGAATCAAAACACTTCCTGAGGCCACCTCCCCCAACCCTCGGAGGGTTACCACACCTACTGAACAGAGAGTCCAGTCTGTCCCACTTGCACCCTCCACCTTCTCTCCTCCACCTCTTACAACTACCACGACTCCCCCCGCTACCTCCCCTCCACTTAAAGAGATCAAAAAGGAGGAGGTTGAGGAGGAGTGCACTAATCAAGAGGCTGTTGGAAATGAGAAGCAAGTTGCAACTTCAGTGGGGAAGGAGGAGGATGctgagaaagaggagaaatatgACATCTCAATGTACAACTATCTTACTGAAGAGGACCTGAAGGAGAGCCCTAAAGGGGGCTTGGATATTCTCAAATCACTGGaaaacactgtgacatcagCCATCAACAAGGCACAGAGTGGAAATCCAAGCTGGGGTGGCTACCCTAGCATCCATGCAGCCTATCAGTTCCCCAGTGCCCTCAAGCTCCAACAGGCCAGCATGGAAAAGAATTCCCCACTGAAGTTCTTGTTCAACGGAGGGGATGGAGCATTGTCCTCCCTGGCCAAGAACCAGCCCCTCATTTCCCCACCACTAAGTCAGTCCTCCCCTTTCCCCAGCAACAACTTCCAGGCTATGGAGGATTTAGTGAAGAAAGTGACTGAGAAAGTAGCAAAAGTAGAGCAAAGGGTGAAGCAGTTGTCTCCTAAGATGGAGAACCACCTCTCTCCCTGTAGTAGTGAGGCTGGAGAATCACTTAAGGGAGGAGTGGCTGACTCACCTCGGGAATGGAGGGCAGTCACCCCAGCCAATAGCGACAGGGGAAGCCATAGCGACAGAGCATCCCCAGCAACGGAACccaagagagagacagcagtcaTATCCCCACTCGCCTCTACACTGAGGTCCAGTACCGCCATTATCACTGGCCATACTCCTCCAGAGCAGCCCTTTGTCAACCCTCTAAGTGCTCTTCAGTCGGTAATGAACATTCATTTGGGGAAAGCAGCCAAGCCCTCTTTGCCAAACCAAGATCCCCTGAGCCTGCTCTCCAGACTTAGCCAGAGCATGGCTGAAAGGGCTGCTGTGGCCGCCCCTCCCTCACAGACCAAAAAGCCAGAAAGTGTAGTTGACAATAGTTTTTGCCAGCCCAGTGATGACCAGCCTATGGACCTCACAAAAGGGAAAAGCGATAGAGGAGGCTCTGTAGGCTCAACCCCCCTAACCCCTTCATCCACAGCCTCCTCcatctccccctcctccctcgtTACCCCTGCAAAGCTAACTGTGGTCTCTCCCTACACATCCAGCAGCCCTCTACATGAAAACGCACTGTCAGATATCTCAGACATGCTGAGGAATCTGACACAGTCGCACCATGTCCCAAAGCCTCCCTCACGGTCCCGGGTCACAGATAAAGCCGAAATTGTGGGCTCTACTCATGACGATGATGACGCGTCCCTGCATGGCCACAAACGCAAAGGTCGTCACTCTAACTGGAACCCCCAGCACCTGCTCCTTCTGCAGGCCCAGTTCGCCTCAAGCCTGAGGCAGACATCAGAGGGGAAGTACACCATTAACGACCTCAGCCCACAAGAAAGAATGCATGTGTCTCGTTTCACAGGCCTCTCCATGACCACCATCAGCCACTGGCTGGCTAACGTGAAGTACCAGCTAAGGAGAACTGGCCGTACCAAGTTCCTCAAGAACCTGGACTCCAGTCAACCTATATTCTTCTGTAGTGACTGTGCCTCACAGATCCGAACCCCAGCAGCGTATGTGTGCCACCTGGAAGCCCACCTAGGTTTCAGAATCAGGGACTTGGCCAAGCTGTCCCCCAAACAGACTGTCAGGGACTCCCACACTCTCACTGAGAAACTAGTGCCCCTGGAGTCGTTCCTTTCTCCACAATCACAAGATGACTGCAGTAGTAATGGGTCGGTGTACCGCTGCCAGCTCTGTGTCCGTAAATTTGCCTCTAAGCACGCCATCAAGCTTCACCTCAGCAAGAGCCATGGGAAGTCTCCAGAGGACCATCTGCTATATGTGTGCGAACTAGAGAAACACTAA